One Streptomyces sp. NBC_01217 genomic region harbors:
- a CDS encoding acetolactate synthase large subunit, which yields MPMTEQATGAHHPQPRARNGGSSAATVEHVTGAQSLIRSLEEVGADTVFGIPGGAILPAYDPMMDSTRVRHVLVRHEQGAGHAATGYAQATGKVGVCMATSGPGATNLVTPIADAHMDSVPLVAITGQVASAAIGTDAFQEADIVGITMPVTKHNFLVTKAEDIPHTIAEAFHIASTGRPGPVLVDIAKDALQAQTTFSWPPTMDLPGYRPVTKPHAKQIREAAKLITQAKRPVLYVGGGVIKAGATAELKVLAELTGAPVTTTLMALGAFPDSHPLHVGMPGMHGAVTAVTALQKADLIVALGARFDDRVTGRLDSFAPYAKIVHADIDPAEIGKNRTADVPIVGDAREVIADLVQAVQAEHTEGHTGDYAAWWQDLNRWRDTYPLGYDLPEDGSLSPQQVIQRIGRLAPEGTIFAAGVGQHQMWASHFIQYEQPATWLNSGGAGTMGYAVPAAMGAKAGMPDRTVWAIDGDGCFQMTNQELTTCALNNIPIKVAIINNGALGMVRQWQTLFYNQRYSNTVLHSGADTEGIPAKGTRVPDFVKLSEAMGCYAIRCEDPADLDKVIEEANSVNDRPVVIDFIVHEDAMVWPMVAAGTSNDEVMAARGVRPDFGDNEDD from the coding sequence ATGCCGATGACCGAGCAGGCCACCGGGGCCCACCATCCCCAGCCGCGGGCCCGTAACGGCGGATCGTCCGCCGCCACCGTTGAGCACGTCACGGGCGCGCAGTCACTCATCCGGTCTCTTGAGGAAGTGGGGGCCGACACGGTATTCGGCATCCCCGGCGGCGCCATCCTTCCGGCGTACGACCCGATGATGGACTCCACCCGGGTCCGTCATGTGCTGGTCCGTCACGAGCAGGGCGCCGGACACGCCGCCACCGGCTACGCGCAGGCCACCGGCAAGGTCGGCGTCTGCATGGCCACCTCGGGCCCCGGCGCCACCAACCTGGTCACCCCGATCGCCGACGCCCACATGGACTCCGTCCCGCTGGTCGCGATCACCGGCCAGGTCGCCTCCGCGGCGATCGGCACGGACGCCTTCCAGGAGGCGGACATCGTCGGCATCACGATGCCGGTCACCAAGCACAACTTCCTCGTCACCAAGGCCGAGGACATCCCGCACACCATCGCCGAGGCCTTCCATATCGCCTCCACCGGCCGTCCGGGCCCCGTCCTCGTCGACATCGCCAAGGACGCCCTCCAGGCGCAGACCACGTTCAGCTGGCCGCCGACCATGGACCTGCCCGGCTACCGCCCGGTCACCAAGCCGCACGCCAAGCAGATCCGCGAAGCCGCCAAGCTGATCACCCAGGCCAAGCGCCCGGTGCTGTACGTCGGCGGCGGTGTCATCAAGGCGGGGGCCACCGCCGAACTGAAGGTCCTCGCAGAGCTCACCGGAGCGCCCGTCACCACCACACTGATGGCGCTCGGCGCATTCCCCGACAGCCACCCGCTGCACGTCGGAATGCCGGGCATGCACGGTGCGGTCACCGCCGTCACCGCGCTGCAGAAGGCCGACCTGATCGTCGCCCTCGGAGCCCGCTTCGACGACCGCGTCACCGGCAGGCTGGACAGCTTCGCCCCGTACGCCAAGATCGTCCACGCCGACATCGACCCGGCCGAGATCGGCAAGAACCGCACGGCCGACGTGCCGATCGTCGGTGACGCCCGCGAGGTCATCGCCGACCTCGTCCAGGCCGTCCAGGCCGAACACACAGAGGGCCACACCGGCGACTACGCGGCCTGGTGGCAAGATCTCAACCGCTGGCGCGACACCTACCCGCTCGGCTACGACCTGCCCGAGGACGGCAGCCTCTCGCCGCAGCAGGTCATCCAGCGCATCGGCCGGCTCGCCCCCGAGGGCACGATCTTCGCGGCGGGCGTCGGCCAGCACCAGATGTGGGCCTCGCACTTCATCCAGTACGAGCAGCCCGCCACCTGGCTGAACTCCGGCGGCGCCGGAACGATGGGATACGCGGTCCCGGCCGCGATGGGCGCCAAGGCCGGCATGCCGGACCGCACCGTCTGGGCGATCGACGGCGACGGCTGCTTCCAGATGACCAATCAGGAACTCACCACCTGCGCGCTGAACAACATCCCGATCAAGGTCGCGATCATCAACAACGGCGCGCTCGGGATGGTCCGCCAGTGGCAGACCCTGTTCTACAACCAGCGGTACTCCAACACCGTGCTGCACTCCGGCGCCGACACCGAGGGCATCCCGGCGAAGGGCACCCGCGTCCCGGACTTCGTCAAGCTGTCCGAGGCCATGGGCTGCTACGCGATCCGCTGCGAGGACCCGGCCGACCTGGACAAGGTCATCGAAGAGGCCAATTCCGTCAACGACCGCCCCGTCGTGATCGACTTCATCGTCCACGAGGACGCCATGGTGTGGCCGATGGTCGCCGCAGGCACCTCCAACGACGAGGTCATGGCCGCCCGCGGGGTCCGCCCCGACTTCGGCGACAACGAAGACGACTGA
- the ilvN gene encoding acetolactate synthase small subunit: MSTKHTLSVLVENKPGVLARITALFSRRGFNIDSLAVGTTEHPDISRITIVVNVEDLPLEQVTKQLNKLVNVLKIVELEPSAAIQRELVLVKVRADSETRSQIVEIVQLFRAKTVDVSPEAVTIEATGGADKLEAMLKMLEQYGIKELVQSGTIAIGRGARSITDRSLRALDRSA, encoded by the coding sequence ATGTCCACCAAGCACACGCTCTCCGTCCTGGTCGAGAACAAGCCCGGTGTCCTCGCCCGGATCACCGCCCTGTTCTCCCGCCGCGGCTTCAACATCGACTCGCTCGCGGTCGGTACCACCGAACACCCCGACATCTCGCGCATCACCATCGTCGTCAATGTCGAGGACCTGCCCCTGGAGCAGGTGACCAAACAGCTCAACAAGCTGGTCAACGTCCTGAAGATCGTCGAACTCGAGCCGTCCGCTGCGATCCAGCGCGAGCTCGTCCTGGTGAAGGTCCGCGCCGACAGCGAGACCCGCTCCCAGATCGTCGAGATCGTCCAGCTGTTCCGCGCCAAGACCGTGGACGTCTCCCCGGAGGCCGTCACGATCGAGGCGACCGGCGGCGCCGACAAGCTGGAGGCCATGCTCAAGATGCTGGAGCAGTACGGCATCAAGGAGCTCGTCCAGTCCGGCACCATCGCCATAGGGCGCGGCGCGCGCTCGATCACCGACCGTTCGCTGCGGGCACTCGACCGTTCGGCCTGA
- the ilvC gene encoding ketol-acid reductoisomerase has product MAELFYDDDADLSIIQGRKVAVIGYGSQGHAHALSLRDSGVDVRVGLHEGSKSKAKAEEQGLRVVTPAEAAAEADVIMILVPDPIQAQVYEESIKDNLKDGDALFFGHGLNIRFDFIKPPANVDVCMVAPKGPGHLVRRQYEEGRGVPCIVAVEQDASGNGLALALSYAKGIGGTRAGVIKTTFTEETETDLFGEQAVLCGGTAALVKAGFETLTEAGYQPEIAYFECLHELKLIVDLMYEGGLEKMRWSISETAEWGDYVTGPRIITDATKAEMKKILAEIQDGTFAKNWMAEYHAGLPKYNEYKKADSDHLLETTGRELRKLMSWVNDEDA; this is encoded by the coding sequence GTGGCCGAGCTGTTCTACGACGACGATGCCGACCTGTCCATCATCCAGGGCCGCAAGGTCGCGGTCATCGGCTACGGCAGCCAGGGCCACGCCCACGCGCTGTCGCTGCGTGACTCGGGTGTCGACGTCCGTGTCGGTCTGCACGAGGGCTCCAAGTCCAAGGCCAAGGCCGAGGAGCAGGGCCTGCGCGTGGTGACCCCGGCCGAGGCCGCCGCCGAGGCCGACGTCATCATGATCCTCGTCCCGGACCCGATCCAGGCCCAGGTCTACGAGGAGTCCATCAAGGACAACCTCAAGGACGGCGACGCGCTGTTCTTCGGCCACGGCCTGAACATCCGCTTCGACTTCATCAAGCCGCCGGCCAATGTCGACGTCTGCATGGTCGCCCCGAAGGGCCCGGGCCACCTGGTCCGCCGTCAGTACGAGGAGGGCCGCGGCGTTCCGTGCATCGTGGCCGTCGAGCAGGACGCCTCGGGCAACGGCCTGGCGCTCGCCCTCTCGTACGCGAAGGGCATCGGCGGCACCCGCGCCGGCGTCATCAAGACGACCTTCACCGAGGAGACCGAGACCGACCTCTTCGGCGAGCAGGCCGTCCTGTGCGGTGGCACCGCCGCTCTGGTCAAAGCCGGTTTCGAGACCCTGACCGAGGCCGGATACCAGCCGGAGATCGCGTACTTCGAGTGCCTGCACGAGCTGAAGCTCATCGTGGACCTCATGTACGAGGGCGGCCTGGAGAAGATGCGCTGGTCCATCTCGGAGACCGCCGAGTGGGGCGACTACGTCACCGGCCCGCGGATCATCACGGACGCCACCAAGGCCGAGATGAAGAAGATCCTCGCGGAGATCCAGGACGGCACCTTCGCCAAGAACTGGATGGCCGAGTACCACGCCGGTCTGCCCAAGTACAACGAGTACAAGAAGGCCGACAGCGACCACCTCCTGGAGACCACGGGCCGTGAGCTGCGCAAGCTCATGAGCTGGGTCAACGACGAGGACGCGTAA
- the serA gene encoding phosphoglycerate dehydrogenase, which translates to MSSKPVVLIAEELSPATVDALGPDFDIRHCNGADRAELLPAIADVDAILVRSATKVDAEAIAAAKKLRVVARAGVGLDNVDVSAATKAGVMVVNAPTSNIVTAAELACGLLVATARNIPQANTALKNGEWKRSKYTGVELSEKTLGVVGLGRIGVLVAQRMSAFGMKIVAYDPYVQPARAAQMGVKLLTLDELLEVADFITVHLPKTPETLGLIGDEALHKVKPSVRIVNAARGGIVDEAALASALKEGRVAGAGLDVYAKEPCTDSPLFEFDQVVCTPHLGASTDEAQEKAGIAVAKSVRLALAGELVPDAVNVQGGVIAEDVRPGLPLAEKLGRIFTALAGEVAVRLDVEVYGEITQHDVKVLELSALKGVFEDVVDETVSYVNAPLFAQERGVEVRLTTSSESPDHRNVVTVRGTLSGGEEVAVSGTLAGPKHLQKIVAVGEYDVDLALADHMVVLRYEDRPGVVGTVGRILGEAGLNIAGMQVSRTDAGGEALVVLTVDDDVPASVLAEIATEIGAASARMVNLSD; encoded by the coding sequence GTGAGCTCGAAACCTGTCGTACTCATCGCTGAAGAGCTGTCGCCTGCCACGGTTGACGCCCTGGGTCCGGATTTCGACATCCGGCACTGCAACGGCGCGGACCGCGCCGAGCTCCTCCCCGCGATCGCCGACGTCGATGCCATCCTGGTGCGCTCCGCCACCAAGGTCGACGCCGAGGCCATCGCCGCCGCGAAGAAGCTGAGGGTCGTCGCCCGCGCGGGCGTCGGTCTGGACAACGTCGACGTCTCCGCCGCCACCAAGGCCGGCGTGATGGTCGTCAACGCGCCGACGTCCAACATCGTGACCGCCGCCGAGCTGGCCTGCGGTCTGCTCGTCGCCACCGCGCGCAACATCCCGCAGGCCAACACCGCCCTCAAGAACGGCGAGTGGAAGCGCTCCAAGTACACCGGCGTCGAGCTGAGCGAGAAGACCCTCGGTGTCGTCGGCCTCGGCCGCATCGGCGTGCTGGTCGCGCAGCGCATGTCGGCCTTCGGCATGAAGATCGTCGCGTACGACCCCTATGTGCAGCCCGCGCGCGCCGCGCAGATGGGCGTCAAGCTCCTCACGCTGGACGAGCTCCTCGAAGTCGCCGACTTCATCACCGTGCACCTGCCCAAGACCCCCGAGACGCTCGGTCTGATCGGCGACGAGGCGCTGCACAAGGTGAAGCCCTCGGTGCGCATCGTCAACGCCGCGCGCGGCGGCATCGTCGACGAGGCGGCGCTCGCCTCCGCCCTCAAGGAGGGCCGGGTCGCCGGCGCCGGTCTCGACGTGTACGCGAAGGAACCCTGCACGGACTCCCCGCTGTTCGAGTTCGACCAGGTCGTCTGCACCCCGCACCTCGGCGCCTCCACCGACGAGGCGCAGGAGAAGGCGGGCATCGCGGTAGCCAAGTCCGTGCGCCTCGCCCTCGCCGGTGAGCTCGTGCCGGACGCGGTCAACGTCCAGGGCGGCGTCATCGCCGAGGACGTACGCCCCGGCCTGCCGCTCGCCGAGAAGCTCGGCCGGATCTTCACCGCGCTCGCGGGCGAGGTCGCGGTCCGCCTGGACGTCGAGGTGTACGGCGAGATCACCCAGCACGACGTCAAGGTGCTCGAACTCTCCGCGCTCAAGGGCGTGTTCGAGGACGTGGTCGACGAGACCGTGTCGTATGTGAACGCCCCGCTCTTCGCGCAGGAGCGCGGTGTCGAGGTCCGCCTCACCACCAGCTCCGAGTCGCCCGACCACCGCAATGTGGTCACCGTCCGCGGCACGCTCTCCGGCGGCGAGGAGGTCGCGGTCTCCGGCACGCTGGCCGGACCCAAGCACCTCCAGAAGATCGTCGCCGTCGGCGAGTACGACGTGGATCTGGCCCTGGCCGACCACATGGTGGTGCTGCGTTACGAGGACCGTCCCGGTGTCGTCGGCACGGTCGGCCGCATCCTCGGCGAGGCAGGACTGAACATCGCGGGCATGCAGGTCTCGCGGACGGACGCGGGCGGCGAGGCGCTGGTCGTCCTCACCGTCGACGACGACGTCCCGGCTTCGGTGCTCGCCGAGATCGCCACGGAGATCGGTGCGGCGTCGGCCCGTATGGTGAACCTCTCCGACTGA
- a CDS encoding TetR/AcrR family transcriptional regulator, giving the protein MGHREDLLEGAKRCLLEKGYARTTARDIVAASGTNLASIGYHYGSKEALLNLAFLKVTEEWGDVLTKQPDEDAAAGDAEVEKPPLDQFRDTWERVIAGYEQSRSVWQLQTEVVSRIDSDPELQKALAGPQREGRNGLAQSMLGIDPETEPEKARVAGLFCQALLAGVMVQWLMDSESAPSAQDLTDGLKAVLEGRAP; this is encoded by the coding sequence ATGGGACATCGTGAGGATCTGCTCGAAGGCGCCAAGCGCTGCCTGCTGGAGAAGGGGTACGCCCGGACGACGGCACGCGACATCGTGGCCGCCTCCGGTACGAACCTCGCCTCCATCGGCTACCACTACGGCTCCAAGGAGGCCCTGCTCAACCTCGCCTTCCTCAAGGTGACGGAGGAGTGGGGCGATGTGCTCACGAAGCAGCCGGACGAAGACGCGGCCGCGGGTGACGCCGAGGTGGAGAAGCCGCCGCTCGACCAGTTCCGCGACACCTGGGAGCGGGTGATCGCCGGCTACGAGCAGTCCCGGTCCGTCTGGCAGCTCCAGACGGAGGTCGTCTCCCGCATCGACTCCGACCCCGAACTGCAAAAGGCCCTGGCGGGCCCGCAGCGCGAGGGGCGAAACGGGCTCGCCCAGAGCATGCTCGGCATCGACCCGGAGACGGAACCGGAGAAGGCGCGGGTGGCCGGACTGTTCTGCCAGGCGCTGCTCGCGGGCGTGATGGTGCAGTGGCTGATGGACAGTGAATCCGCGCCGTCCGCACAGGACCTGACGGACGGCCTGAAGGCGGTGCTGGAGGGGCGGGCGCCGTAG
- a CDS encoding glycosyltransferase: MRVLLSTYGSRGDVEPLVGLAVRLRALGAQVRVCAPPDEEFAKLLAGVGVELVPVGRSARALTIGTTPPSAAGLPQRAAELIAGQFDAVTTAAEGCDVLVATGVMPAVAGARSVAEKLGIRSVSVTFQQVTLPSPHHAPLAYPGRPFPPEVTDNRVLWDLDARSINALFGAALNTNRASIGLPPVDNVRDHVIGDRPWLATDPVLDPWKGSADLDVVQTGAWILPDERTLPAELTAFLDAGAPPVYVGFGSMPMRTSTDVARVAIEAVRAQGRRALLAHGWADLALIDDQDDCFVVGEVNQQALFGRVAAVVHHGGAGTTTTATRAGAPQVVVPQATDQPYWAGRVAELGIGAAHDGPTPTAESLSAALRTALTPGTRARARAVAGTVRADGTTVAARLLLDMADRERPSVSA, encoded by the coding sequence GTGCGTGTGCTGTTGTCTACGTATGGGTCGCGTGGGGACGTCGAACCGCTGGTGGGACTCGCGGTGCGGCTGCGGGCACTCGGCGCGCAGGTGCGGGTGTGCGCGCCGCCGGACGAGGAGTTCGCGAAGCTGCTGGCCGGTGTCGGCGTGGAGCTGGTGCCGGTCGGCCGGTCGGCGCGCGCGTTGACGATCGGGACGACGCCGCCGTCCGCCGCGGGCCTGCCCCAGCGAGCGGCCGAGCTGATCGCCGGTCAGTTCGACGCGGTCACCACGGCGGCCGAGGGATGCGATGTGCTGGTGGCGACCGGCGTGATGCCGGCCGTGGCCGGCGCGCGGTCGGTGGCCGAGAAACTGGGCATCCGCTCCGTGTCCGTGACCTTCCAGCAGGTCACCCTGCCGTCCCCGCACCACGCGCCGCTGGCGTATCCGGGCCGGCCGTTCCCGCCGGAGGTGACCGACAACCGGGTGCTGTGGGATCTGGACGCCCGGAGCATCAACGCGCTGTTCGGTGCGGCGCTCAACACGAACCGGGCGTCGATCGGTCTGCCACCGGTGGACAACGTCCGCGACCATGTCATCGGTGACCGGCCGTGGCTCGCGACGGACCCGGTCCTGGACCCGTGGAAGGGGTCGGCGGACCTCGACGTCGTACAGACCGGCGCGTGGATCCTGCCGGACGAACGGACCCTCCCGGCCGAGTTGACGGCGTTCCTGGACGCCGGCGCACCACCCGTGTACGTGGGCTTCGGCAGCATGCCCATGCGCACATCGACGGACGTCGCCCGGGTGGCCATCGAGGCGGTCCGCGCGCAGGGCCGCCGCGCACTCCTCGCCCACGGCTGGGCCGACCTGGCCCTGATCGACGACCAGGACGACTGCTTCGTCGTCGGCGAGGTCAACCAGCAGGCACTGTTCGGCCGGGTGGCCGCCGTCGTGCACCACGGCGGCGCGGGCACCACGACGACGGCCACCCGGGCCGGTGCGCCTCAGGTGGTGGTACCCCAGGCGACGGACCAGCCGTACTGGGCGGGCCGGGTGGCAGAGCTGGGCATCGGCGCGGCACACGACGGTCCGACTCCGACCGCCGAATCCCTGTCGGCCGCGCTCAGGACGGCCCTGACCCCCGGGACCCGCGCACGAGCGAGGGCCGTGGCCGGCACGGTCCGCGCCGACGGGACGACCGTGGCCGCGAGGCTGCTGCTCGACATGGCCGACCGCGAAAGGCCATCGGTGTCCGCGTGA
- the helR gene encoding RNA polymerase recycling motor ATPase HelR, with protein sequence MNPLTTSAFGLPDRLSHKADPALIAGDEQHFAAIAECLEQSIAELSDRLDAELKSPGGAGRQAMDRDVEVHRLTARLRALRRFGLDLCLGRMVGADDPEPVYVGRLGLTDSTGRRLLLDWRSPAAEPFFGATHANPTGLASRRRYRWTGGRISDYWDEVFTSDGFAGHAALDDQSAFIASLGSNRSPRMRDVLGTIQADQDAIIRAGSRGALVVDGGPGTGKTVVALHRSAYLLYSDPRLSHRRGGVLFVGPHRPYLAYVADVLPSLGEEGVQTCILRDLVAEGAAAAIETAPDVARLKSSANLVNAIETAVRFYEKPPARGMTVTTHWSDIRLSADDWAVAFEAAEPGTPHNEARDQVWEELLTILVDKHDGDAPADRLRKSLLQNRELLTAFDRAWPLLEAADLVADLWSVPAYLRMCAPWLGPDDVSKLQREDARAWTVSDLPLLDAARQRLGDPEASLRRRRHEATLAAERARRADVIDGILRDTQIDESEGAVGMLRGRDLQDALIDESAPPGAEPDLLAGPFAHIVVDEAQELTDAEWQMLLLRCPSRSFTIVGDRAQARHGFTESWQERLDRVGLDRIDLASLSINYRTPAGIMAEAEPVIRAVLPDANVPTSIRSSDVPVVHGSASDLSSVLDTWLAAHADGIACVIGDPAFRTTSRVRSLTPELSKGLEFDLVVLIDPETFGKGIEGAVDRYVAMTRATQQLVILTSS encoded by the coding sequence GTGAACCCCCTGACCACCAGTGCGTTCGGCCTTCCCGACCGCCTCTCCCACAAGGCGGACCCGGCGCTGATCGCCGGGGACGAGCAGCACTTCGCGGCCATCGCGGAGTGCCTTGAGCAGTCGATCGCCGAGCTGTCCGACCGCCTCGATGCCGAGCTCAAGTCGCCCGGCGGCGCAGGCCGGCAGGCGATGGACCGGGACGTGGAGGTCCACCGGCTGACCGCGCGCCTGCGCGCACTGCGCCGCTTCGGCCTGGACCTGTGCCTCGGACGCATGGTCGGCGCGGACGACCCCGAGCCCGTGTACGTCGGACGGCTCGGCCTCACGGACAGTACGGGGCGGCGGCTGCTGCTCGACTGGCGCTCCCCTGCGGCCGAGCCCTTCTTCGGAGCCACCCACGCCAACCCGACGGGTCTGGCGAGCCGCCGCAGGTATCGCTGGACCGGTGGCCGGATCAGCGACTACTGGGACGAGGTGTTCACCTCGGACGGGTTCGCCGGGCACGCCGCGCTCGACGACCAGTCCGCCTTCATCGCCAGCCTGGGCAGCAACCGCTCGCCCCGGATGCGAGACGTGCTCGGCACCATCCAGGCCGACCAGGACGCCATCATCCGCGCGGGATCCCGCGGCGCTCTCGTCGTCGACGGCGGTCCGGGTACGGGGAAGACCGTCGTCGCCCTGCACCGCTCCGCCTACCTCCTCTACTCCGACCCCCGCCTGAGTCACCGCCGGGGCGGCGTGCTGTTCGTCGGTCCGCACCGGCCCTACCTGGCCTACGTGGCCGACGTCCTGCCCAGCCTCGGGGAGGAGGGTGTGCAGACCTGCATCCTGCGGGACCTCGTCGCCGAGGGAGCCGCGGCAGCGATCGAGACCGCCCCGGACGTGGCCCGCCTGAAGTCGTCCGCGAACCTGGTGAACGCGATCGAGACGGCCGTCAGGTTCTACGAGAAGCCGCCCGCCAGGGGGATGACGGTCACGACCCACTGGTCCGACATCCGGCTGAGCGCCGACGACTGGGCCGTGGCGTTCGAGGCGGCAGAACCCGGTACCCCGCACAACGAGGCGCGCGACCAGGTCTGGGAGGAGCTGCTCACCATCCTGGTGGACAAGCACGACGGTGACGCCCCGGCCGACCGGCTCCGCAAGTCGCTGCTGCAGAACAGGGAGTTGCTCACGGCCTTCGACCGTGCGTGGCCGCTGCTGGAAGCGGCGGACCTCGTCGCAGACCTGTGGTCCGTACCCGCCTACCTGCGGATGTGCGCTCCCTGGCTCGGCCCCGACGACGTGTCGAAACTGCAGCGTGAGGACGCCCGGGCCTGGACGGTGTCCGACCTGCCGCTCCTGGACGCGGCACGGCAGCGGCTCGGCGACCCGGAGGCGTCACTGCGCAGGCGTCGGCACGAGGCCACCCTCGCCGCCGAACGCGCGCGCCGGGCCGACGTCATCGACGGCATCCTGCGGGACACCCAGATCGACGAGAGCGAAGGCGCGGTGGGGATGCTGCGCGGACGCGACCTGCAGGACGCCCTGATCGACGAGAGCGCACCGCCCGGCGCCGAACCGGACCTGCTCGCGGGCCCGTTCGCCCACATCGTCGTGGACGAGGCCCAGGAACTGACCGACGCGGAGTGGCAGATGCTGCTGCTGCGGTGCCCGTCCCGGAGTTTCACCATTGTCGGGGACCGTGCCCAGGCCAGGCACGGGTTCACGGAGTCGTGGCAGGAACGGCTCGACCGGGTCGGGCTCGACCGGATCGACCTGGCGTCCCTGAGCATCAACTACCGGACACCGGCGGGAATCATGGCGGAAGCCGAGCCGGTCATCCGGGCCGTGCTCCCGGACGCCAACGTGCCGACCTCCATCCGCAGCAGCGACGTCCCCGTCGTCCATGGATCCGCTTCGGATCTGAGCTCGGTCCTCGACACCTGGCTCGCCGCACATGCCGACGGGATCGCCTGCGTCATCGGCGATCCCGCGTTCCGGACGACGTCCCGTGTCCGGTCGCTGACCCCGGAGCTGTCGAAGGGACTTGAGTTCGACCTGGTCGTCCTCATCGACCCGGAGACGTTCGGCAAGGGCATCGAGGGAGCGGTCGACCGCTATGTCGCGATGACCCGGGCGACCCAGCAGCTCGTCATCCTCACGAGCTCCTGA
- a CDS encoding PucR family transcriptional regulator: protein MKGDYQELVDEISGLLGAPATLENRDFGLVAFGAHDSDDDTAMDPVRTRSILTRRSTPAVRAWFEGFGIARATGPVRIPAAPEAGVFRGRICLPVRHRGVVLGYVWLLDADPGPTDEQLKAAMEAATRIGGLLSDEARAGTDLSREFGAVLTAGRGWQRDMAVAALHEALGRDAEGLHAVVCVTPWTDDPPSARTVSAASALTSLPAPGAAGPPSLAALVRLRSADVLDPALTAADRLRATAVRGATAGVGVPRRGLADLAEAWQEASAAARAAAAESRFGPVANWSAIGPYRLLTALPAEATADPAVRALLTPPNKELARTAEVFLDCAGQASRTAAALGIHRQTLYYRISRVQQLTGLDLNDGEDRLLLHMALKSARL, encoded by the coding sequence GTGAAGGGCGATTACCAGGAGCTGGTCGACGAGATCTCCGGGCTGCTCGGCGCCCCCGCGACGCTGGAGAACCGGGATTTCGGCCTGGTCGCCTTCGGTGCCCACGACAGCGACGACGACACGGCGATGGACCCGGTCCGCACCCGCTCGATCCTCACCAGGCGCTCCACGCCCGCGGTCCGCGCCTGGTTCGAGGGCTTCGGCATCGCCCGCGCCACCGGCCCGGTCCGCATCCCGGCCGCCCCGGAGGCCGGGGTGTTCCGCGGCCGTATCTGTCTGCCGGTACGCCATCGGGGTGTCGTCCTCGGTTACGTATGGCTGCTCGACGCCGACCCCGGGCCCACCGACGAGCAGCTGAAGGCGGCGATGGAGGCGGCGACCCGGATCGGGGGGCTGCTGTCAGACGAGGCGCGGGCCGGTACGGATCTGTCCCGGGAGTTCGGCGCGGTCCTCACCGCCGGGCGGGGCTGGCAGCGCGACATGGCGGTGGCCGCGCTGCACGAGGCGCTGGGCCGGGACGCGGAGGGACTGCACGCGGTGGTGTGCGTGACCCCGTGGACCGACGATCCGCCGTCGGCCCGTACGGTCTCGGCGGCGTCGGCCCTGACCTCGCTCCCGGCCCCCGGGGCCGCCGGTCCCCCCTCGCTGGCCGCGCTGGTCCGGCTGCGCTCCGCCGATGTCCTCGATCCGGCGCTCACCGCGGCGGACCGGCTGCGCGCCACCGCGGTCCGGGGCGCCACCGCCGGGGTCGGGGTGCCCCGCCGCGGCCTGGCGGACCTGGCCGAGGCCTGGCAGGAGGCGTCGGCCGCGGCCCGCGCCGCGGCGGCCGAGTCCCGCTTCGGCCCGGTCGCGAACTGGTCGGCGATCGGCCCGTACCGGCTGCTGACCGCGCTCCCCGCGGAGGCGACCGCGGACCCCGCGGTCCGCGCCCTGCTCACCCCGCCGAACAAGGAGCTGGCCCGCACCGCCGAGGTGTTCCTCGACTGCGCGGGCCAGGCGTCCCGCACGGCCGCCGCACTCGGCATCCACCGCCAGACGCTCTACTACCGGATCTCCCGGGTCCAGCAGCTCACCGGCCTCGACCTGAACGACGGCGAGGACCGGCTGCTGCTGCACATGGCACTCAAGAGCGCCCGCCTCTGA